One genomic window of Apium graveolens cultivar Ventura unplaced genomic scaffold, ASM990537v1 ctg617, whole genome shotgun sequence includes the following:
- the LOC141703064 gene encoding uncharacterized protein LOC141703064 yields MKIRNNIADKKWNKPPDDWIKINVDATGAQNGYIGFGCVIQNSKGQFIGARCGRIRSNWSSKEAEALSLKKAIIWIKHLQLDCCIFETDSQNLAYACYGEDGCAYFNTIVGDCKLVLKHFNHVLVKFVFRSTNCVAHELARTALSMSDLGEWHVTPPDFLNHVLDSDLI; encoded by the exons ATGAAAATCCG GAACAACATTGCTGATAAAAAATGGAACAAGCCGCCTGATGATTGGATTAAAATCAATGTTGACGCAACTGGAGCTCAGAATGGTTATATTGGTTTTGGATGTGTGATTCAGAATTCCAAGGGGCAGTTCATTGGAGCGAGATGTGGTCGTATTAGGAGTAATTGGAGTTCAAAGGAGGCTGAAGCGTTAAGTTTAAAGAAAGCTATCATATGGATCAAACATTTGCAGCTGGATTGTTGCATCTTCGAAACTGATTCTCAGAACTTAGCTTATGCTTGCTACGGTGAGGATGGTTGTGCTTATTTCAACACTATTGTGGGTGATTGTAAGCTTGTTTTAAAGCACTTTAATCATGTGCTAGTTAAATTTGTCTTTAGGTCTACGAATTGTGTGGCTCATGAGCTAGCTCGAACGGCACTTTCTATGTCTGACCTCGGAGAGTGGCATGTCACTCCTCCTGATTTCTTAAATCATGTACTTGATTCTGATTTAATTTGA